A region from the Melioribacter roseus P3M-2 genome encodes:
- the mraZ gene encoding division/cell wall cluster transcriptional repressor MraZ, whose product MFIGSFTYSMDAKGRVSIPSKFRKYINEAANETFVMTRGIVQCIDLYPLDLWREEVLPRINQLDDFDPEESIFKRLLFEYASEDKLDSQSRLLIPKKLIEFAEIEKDVLILGQNKKIEIWNPAIYEAHKKENTLSFAEIAKQVMSNKKK is encoded by the coding sequence ATGTTTATAGGTAGCTTCACATATTCGATGGATGCAAAGGGGAGGGTAAGTATACCATCCAAGTTCAGGAAGTATATTAACGAAGCTGCCAACGAGACGTTTGTGATGACAAGGGGAATTGTGCAATGCATCGATTTATATCCGCTCGACTTATGGCGCGAAGAAGTGCTGCCGCGCATCAATCAACTCGACGATTTCGACCCGGAAGAATCGATATTCAAAAGGCTCCTGTTCGAATATGCATCTGAAGACAAATTGGATTCTCAATCGCGGTTGCTTATTCCGAAAAAGTTGATCGAGTTTGCCGAAATCGAAAAGGATGTGCTCATCCTGGGACAAAACAAGAAAATCGAAATCTGGAATCCCGCTATTTACGAAGCGCATAAGAAAGAAAATACATTATCGTTTGCTGAAATAGCCAAACAGGTAATGTCGAATAAGAAAAAATGA
- a CDS encoding tetratricopeptide repeat protein, translating to MLNDSGFKQKAIDRYKEYLKFDPENPDVLVDMGVCYYDLQNYAEAEKWMKEALKYEPKHQIAHLNLGIVSLTSGKHDEAIEWWRKAVEINPNNNIGKKAQELINSH from the coding sequence ATGTTGAACGATTCGGGATTCAAGCAAAAAGCAATCGACCGGTACAAAGAATATCTGAAATTCGATCCTGAGAATCCCGATGTGCTCGTGGACATGGGAGTTTGCTATTATGACCTGCAGAATTATGCCGAAGCCGAAAAATGGATGAAAGAAGCTCTCAAGTACGAACCAAAACATCAGATAGCGCATCTCAATCTGGGAATCGTTAGTTTGACTTCGGGCAAACACGACGAGGCGATCGAGTGGTGGCGAAAAGCGGTCGAAATTAATCCGAATAACAATATCGGTAAAAAAGCTCAGGAATTGATTAATTCACATTAA
- a CDS encoding zinc-ribbon domain-containing protein, whose translation MSNETKNCIVCGEKLEKEFVYCPYCGAKTGKTKK comes from the coding sequence ATGAGCAATGAAACGAAAAATTGTATCGTATGCGGCGAAAAGCTCGAAAAAGAGTTCGTCTATTGTCCTTATTGCGGCGCCAAAACGGGGAAAACTAAAAAGTAA
- a CDS encoding HU family DNA-binding protein, whose product MTKADIVERVANGTGLTKLETEAIIEGFLNTVIQALQEGNGIEIRGFGSYKVKKKKARYARNPRTGEQVFVDEHYVPVFKFSKDFKEAVDRGMKEKEKAESNEQ is encoded by the coding sequence ATGACTAAAGCAGACATTGTAGAAAGGGTTGCAAACGGAACAGGACTGACGAAACTTGAAACCGAAGCAATTATTGAAGGTTTTCTGAATACGGTAATTCAGGCGCTTCAGGAAGGAAACGGTATTGAAATAAGAGGATTTGGAAGTTATAAGGTTAAAAAGAAGAAAGCCCGCTATGCTCGCAATCCCAGAACGGGCGAACAGGTATTCGTAGACGAACATTATGTGCCGGTATTCAAATTCTCGAAAGATTTTAAGGAAGCGGTCGACAGAGGAATGAAAGAAAAAGAAAAAGCCGAATCAAATGAGCAATGA
- a CDS encoding heavy-metal-associated domain-containing protein, with the protein MQNKEFKIEGMSCHHCVMAVKKELSSLDLESAEVEIGKAVVSYDESKVTEEQIKSAIEEAGYKVVES; encoded by the coding sequence ATGCAGAACAAGGAATTTAAGATTGAAGGTATGAGCTGTCATCATTGCGTTATGGCGGTTAAAAAAGAACTCTCTTCTCTTGATCTGGAATCGGCGGAAGTAGAAATAGGCAAAGCCGTAGTTTCTTACGACGAATCAAAAGTTACAGAAGAGCAGATTAAAAGCGCAATCGAAGAAGCCGGTTATAAAGTTGTTGAAAGCTGA
- a CDS encoding heavy metal translocating P-type ATPase, translating to MKNYKLPVEGMTCASCVTRVEKIIGKFDGVKNVNVNLATESVSFETEKDIDINKIAEAVKEYGYQLRTDVLQNKEDASKEEETDSYYSELKKEFYFALAFTIPVFIISMLMGYDFFQTLFPLTQTQIEKVLFLLTTPVIFISGKRFYTSFWNNIKHFAFDMNSLVAIGTGAAYGYSTIAILFPEFFDVQPHVYFDTSVVIITLILMGKLLEHSSKRKTNTAVRKLLELQPKTARILIDGQEQEVNISDLKPGDIVVIRPGEKIPADGVIVNGASSVDESMITGESIPVDKTTGSKVVGGTINKYGTFNFKVTQTGEKSVLGQIIQLVENAQASKPPIQKLVDKIAAVFVPAVIIAALLTFFGWYIFSSDHSVGRALINFVAVLIVACPCALGLATPTAIIVGLGKGASNGILIKDSESIELAHKISVIIFDKTGTITEGKPSVKDIVTLNNFDKDKLLIYTASLEKKSEHPLAKAITDYSTNGNLFEPETFQSLTGFGITGIVNNKTVIVGNLNLMKEFSVATDEAEKIFDELSTKGNTIICTAIEGKLAGFIIIEDKIKPEAPEVIARLKKMNIKTVLLTGDNKSTAENIGAVAGFDEINAEVLPDQKVETVKKYQSIGESKIVAMVGDGINDAPALAQADLSIAIGTGADVAIETAQITLTGGKLTGVIKAINLSKSTIKTIKQNLFWAFIYNTVLIPLAALGMLNPMIAALAMSFSSVSVVTNSLRLKNRKLD from the coding sequence ATGAAAAATTATAAACTCCCCGTGGAAGGGATGACGTGCGCAAGCTGCGTTACACGCGTGGAAAAAATTATAGGGAAATTCGACGGCGTCAAAAATGTCAACGTCAATCTTGCGACCGAATCGGTTTCTTTCGAAACCGAGAAAGACATCGATATAAATAAAATTGCGGAAGCCGTTAAAGAATACGGTTACCAACTACGCACCGACGTTCTTCAAAACAAAGAGGACGCCTCCAAAGAAGAGGAAACCGACAGCTATTATTCCGAACTCAAAAAAGAGTTCTATTTTGCGCTCGCTTTTACAATTCCTGTTTTCATCATCAGCATGTTAATGGGGTATGATTTTTTTCAGACTTTATTTCCACTGACCCAAACGCAAATTGAAAAGGTTCTTTTTCTGCTGACCACTCCGGTAATTTTCATTTCGGGTAAACGCTTTTATACGTCGTTCTGGAATAATATAAAACATTTTGCATTCGATATGAATTCGCTAGTCGCAATAGGTACGGGAGCCGCTTACGGTTACAGTACGATTGCAATATTATTCCCCGAATTCTTCGACGTTCAGCCGCACGTCTATTTCGACACGTCGGTTGTAATCATTACGTTGATTCTTATGGGAAAACTGCTCGAACATTCATCCAAACGAAAAACAAATACGGCTGTCCGCAAATTGCTCGAGCTGCAGCCAAAGACGGCAAGGATATTGATTGACGGTCAGGAACAGGAAGTCAATATTTCCGATTTGAAACCGGGAGATATCGTCGTTATACGTCCGGGAGAAAAAATTCCCGCCGACGGCGTCATTGTAAACGGCGCTTCTTCGGTCGACGAATCGATGATTACAGGCGAAAGCATTCCTGTGGATAAAACGACTGGTTCTAAGGTTGTCGGAGGCACAATCAATAAATACGGAACGTTCAATTTTAAAGTTACTCAAACGGGGGAAAAAAGCGTTCTCGGACAAATAATACAATTAGTGGAAAACGCTCAGGCGAGCAAACCGCCGATACAAAAACTCGTCGATAAGATTGCCGCTGTGTTTGTGCCGGCGGTAATAATCGCGGCTCTACTGACATTTTTCGGCTGGTATATTTTTTCGAGCGACCATTCTGTCGGCCGAGCATTGATAAATTTCGTCGCAGTTTTGATCGTTGCCTGTCCGTGCGCGCTCGGATTGGCAACTCCAACCGCTATTATTGTCGGACTGGGCAAAGGCGCTTCGAATGGTATCTTAATCAAAGACAGCGAAAGCATCGAACTGGCGCATAAAATATCTGTAATTATTTTCGACAAAACAGGCACGATTACGGAAGGCAAACCCTCAGTTAAGGATATTGTTACTCTTAATAATTTCGACAAGGATAAACTCCTTATTTATACTGCGTCGCTCGAAAAGAAATCGGAACATCCGCTTGCAAAAGCAATCACGGATTATTCGACTAACGGCAATCTGTTTGAACCGGAGACATTCCAAAGTCTTACCGGATTCGGTATAACGGGGATTGTCAACAACAAAACGGTAATAGTGGGAAATCTTAATCTCATGAAAGAATTTTCCGTAGCTACGGACGAGGCAGAAAAAATCTTCGATGAACTATCGACAAAAGGAAATACTATTATATGCACAGCCATCGAAGGAAAGCTTGCCGGATTTATTATAATCGAAGACAAAATCAAGCCGGAGGCTCCCGAAGTTATAGCCCGTTTGAAAAAAATGAATATAAAAACGGTCTTACTTACGGGCGACAACAAATCCACTGCGGAAAATATCGGAGCCGTGGCCGGATTCGACGAGATAAATGCGGAAGTTTTACCCGATCAAAAGGTAGAAACGGTAAAAAAATATCAAAGTATCGGCGAAAGTAAAATAGTGGCTATGGTCGGCGACGGAATTAACGACGCGCCCGCCCTTGCACAGGCGGATTTAAGCATTGCCATAGGAACGGGCGCCGATGTTGCCATCGAGACGGCGCAAATAACGCTCACGGGCGGAAAATTAACAGGCGTTATAAAAGCAATCAATCTGTCCAAATCCACGATAAAAACAATTAAACAAAATCTCTTCTGGGCGTTTATTTACAATACGGTACTGATCCCGCTGGCTGCGCTGGGCATGCTTAATCCGATGATTGCGGCTCTGGCAATGTCTTTCAGTTCCGTATCAGTAGTCACGAATTCACTCCGTTTGAAAAACCGCAAATTGGATTAA
- a CDS encoding MFS transporter, with protein MAKETNTVASGQGWKFSKEFWLANFMELCERAAYYGFFIVLTLYLTDIVGFTDTETGIVAGVFYALLYFLPPFVGAISDKIGFKKGLILAFALLTIGYFFLGVFHEKIPVLFFLFIVLVGGSFIKPLITGTVAKTTTEENRARGYALFYWVVNIGAFSGKTFVPYVRQGIGLEYVNFFSAGMAFLAMLFAIFFYNQNDNSYTTKTIEDVVKSLKKIMTSPRLLLLILIVSGFWTIQHQLYATMPKYVIRLLGEDARPEWLANVNPAVVVLFVVLVTNLMKKQKAVTSMLVGMLLMPFSALAMSGSQWLGGITGSSVSILGFFTLHPLTVMMIIGIAIQGLAECFISPRFLEYFSLQAPKGEEGVYLGFSHLHSFLSALAGFTMSGFLLDAYCPDPNTLPAGLSAAEKAVYYQDAHVIWYYFVAIGFVAAIALFVFKIATERIDAKKAAVNH; from the coding sequence ATGGCAAAAGAAACCAATACAGTCGCTTCCGGGCAAGGCTGGAAATTTTCAAAAGAATTCTGGCTTGCCAACTTTATGGAATTATGCGAGCGCGCCGCTTACTACGGTTTTTTCATAGTTCTTACTCTCTACCTTACAGACATAGTAGGTTTTACCGACACCGAAACGGGAATAGTGGCGGGAGTATTTTATGCATTGCTCTATTTTCTGCCTCCTTTCGTGGGAGCCATTTCCGACAAAATCGGATTTAAGAAAGGTTTAATTCTCGCTTTTGCTCTCCTTACAATCGGATACTTTTTTTTAGGAGTATTTCACGAAAAAATTCCGGTGCTCTTTTTTCTGTTCATTGTGCTCGTAGGCGGCTCTTTCATCAAACCATTGATAACCGGCACGGTAGCCAAAACAACCACGGAAGAAAACAGAGCGCGCGGTTACGCGCTTTTCTACTGGGTTGTAAATATCGGAGCCTTCAGCGGCAAAACTTTTGTGCCTTATGTTAGGCAGGGTATCGGACTCGAATACGTGAATTTTTTCTCTGCGGGGATGGCATTCCTGGCAATGCTCTTCGCCATCTTCTTTTATAACCAAAACGATAATTCGTATACAACTAAGACAATCGAAGACGTCGTAAAATCGTTAAAAAAGATAATGACTTCTCCAAGGTTATTGTTATTGATATTAATAGTCAGCGGATTCTGGACTATTCAGCACCAGCTTTACGCTACAATGCCGAAGTATGTAATTAGACTGTTGGGCGAAGACGCGCGACCGGAATGGCTTGCAAACGTGAATCCCGCAGTCGTTGTATTGTTTGTAGTGCTCGTTACAAATTTAATGAAAAAACAGAAAGCGGTTACATCGATGCTGGTAGGAATGCTTTTGATGCCCTTTTCCGCTCTGGCGATGTCGGGCAGTCAATGGCTGGGAGGAATAACAGGCTCTTCGGTTTCGATTCTGGGCTTTTTCACGTTGCATCCTCTTACGGTAATGATGATAATCGGAATAGCGATTCAAGGACTGGCTGAATGTTTCATCTCGCCCAGATTTTTGGAATATTTTTCTCTGCAGGCGCCCAAAGGCGAAGAAGGAGTTTATCTAGGATTCAGCCATTTGCATTCTTTTTTATCGGCTCTGGCCGGATTTACGATGTCGGGTTTTCTGCTGGACGCTTACTGCCCCGACCCCAATACTCTGCCGGCAGGTTTAAGCGCCGCCGAAAAAGCCGTCTATTATCAGGACGCTCACGTTATCTGGTATTATTTCGTAGCAATCGGATTTGTTGCGGCAATTGCGCTGTTTGTATTTAAAATTGCAACAGAAAGAATCGACGCAAAGAAAGCCGCCGTCAATCACTGA
- a CDS encoding N-acetylmuramoyl-L-alanine amidase family protein, whose protein sequence is MYKILFAAIIAVYLAGCSAGEFPLYELPPDWKEDSVRIKTIDRYTEFLEGRRIFIDPGHGGEDRRNKSRDGKIIEADVNLKVALYLKEYLEMAGAKVYMSRTEDITVPLQLRPKMADSVVAELFVSIHHNASSKEEDNYTNYTSTFYHARRGNYEYEPCNNDLAKYIQRDLSYVMGNPGGLGSFDGTYSDYIIYPGEGFYVLRNSKIPAVLVECGFHTSRLEILRLNDDTFNKIQAWGIFRGIAKYFMAGIPQITFLPESLNYENDTVTVSFKLSDKYGIDIERTEVYLNKSKKNFYYDTLNSVLTIKERTEPCGEIPLRIICANKRGNHSFPYRKKIVIYCGEKRYLFFSD, encoded by the coding sequence ATGTATAAAATCCTTTTCGCAGCGATAATTGCGGTTTATCTGGCGGGATGTTCCGCCGGCGAATTCCCGCTTTACGAATTGCCGCCCGACTGGAAGGAAGATTCCGTTAGAATAAAAACAATCGACAGATATACAGAATTTCTTGAAGGCAGGAGAATTTTTATAGACCCGGGACACGGCGGAGAAGACAGAAGAAACAAAAGCCGGGACGGAAAAATAATCGAGGCGGACGTTAATCTGAAAGTTGCGCTTTATCTCAAGGAATATCTGGAAATGGCGGGCGCAAAAGTTTATATGTCGAGAACGGAAGATATAACTGTGCCTCTGCAGCTGAGACCTAAAATGGCTGATTCCGTCGTGGCTGAATTGTTCGTCAGTATTCATCACAATGCGTCTTCAAAAGAAGAAGACAATTATACAAATTACACTTCCACGTTTTATCATGCCCGGCGGGGAAATTACGAATATGAACCGTGCAACAACGACCTCGCAAAATATATCCAGAGAGATTTATCGTATGTAATGGGGAATCCGGGCGGACTCGGCTCATTCGACGGCACATATTCCGATTATATTATTTATCCCGGCGAAGGTTTTTATGTCCTGAGAAATTCAAAAATTCCCGCAGTTCTTGTTGAATGCGGATTTCACACGAGCAGACTCGAAATTCTGAGACTGAACGACGATACTTTCAATAAAATTCAGGCGTGGGGTATTTTCCGCGGTATTGCAAAATATTTTATGGCGGGAATTCCTCAGATTACTTTCTTGCCGGAAAGCCTGAATTATGAAAACGATACGGTTACGGTTTCGTTTAAGCTGTCGGATAAATATGGAATCGATATAGAACGGACCGAGGTCTATTTGAATAAATCTAAAAAAAATTTTTATTACGACACTCTGAACAGTGTATTAACGATAAAGGAACGAACGGAGCCTTGCGGCGAAATTCCCTTGAGAATTATTTGCGCAAATAAAAGAGGCAATCATTCGTTCCCTTACCGTAAAAAAATAGTTATCTATTGCGGCGAAAAAAGATATCTTTTTTTCAGTGATTGA